The nucleotide sequence TCATAAACAATTTCTAAGTGTTTTCAAAGAGATGAAGGAAACTAGTTTATGAGAAAAGAGTGAAGAAATTTAATGCATTTGAAAAACAGTGTTATGACTTATATAGTTTTTAGGAATAGAAAGGAATgaactttgttaaaaaataatgaaaatataacTGAATCGATTCTACAAACATAAAGTTTTAGTGATTCGATTCACatattcataaaatcataatagtgaatcaattcaaagttaaaaatgaatagTAAATCAGTTCACATATTCATAACAATAGAGGagtgaatcaattcaatcaacaaaaaaaaaatccttcttTTCTAAAACACAAAGTGAATAGATTCACATAGGAGACTATAAATGTAATATGTTTATCAAACTTTTGtttacaattttgtaaaacaaatataacattttcaaccaaaaaattgaaaatgtcaaaaacattaatttcattgtttttaaaagtgcattatttaaaatttgttttttatactTCCATATGTTTGTTAGAAATGAAATGGTCTTCCGATATCCTTCTTGCTGAGTTGTATGCCATTCATCAAGGGTTGTTGCTTGCTAAGGAGATGAACTTTCAAGAGGTTTTATGTTGCACAAATTCTCTCCATTGTGTTCAAATTCTTAAAGAGCTAACCCCTAGATTTTATAAGTATGCTACATTGATTCAAGACATCAAGGACCTCCTCAATCTTCATTGGCTAGCTTCCGTTGATCACACTCTTCGAGAAGGAAACAACTGTTCAGATTTCCTAGCTAAGACTGGTGCTTCTTCTACCTCGAAGTATGTTGTTCACACCTCCCCTCCGGCAAGATTATCTGATCTCTTAGCTTTAGACTCTGCGGGAACTTGGTTCCGTAGacttcattcttttatttttttgttctcttttttcctttgtttctcttagctttgtaacaaaaaaaaaaaatgaaatggtcATATATGCTACAAAgctgaaaaatattttcaaaacgtAAACAGAGCCTAAACGGTATAGTGGAATTGCTTATGTCCTTATCATCATGTTGGATTTCTTTTCCTTAGCATATGAATATTTATGGtgcgtttggtttgcaaaacagtaaaTACTAGACATAACTGTATAAGAcagaacaacacaacacaagatagaaaaacacataacaaatttttatagcattgaataatttttttgttttaattatatgatttttggggGACGAAAtgccattttgatattttagacaaaAATATCAGTTTTTGTCATGTCCATTTCCTCCAGTTTGTCTTGTAccagaaacagttttacaaatcaaacattggACAATTGGAGTTGTTCTGtcttgtccttcattttttagcaaatcaaacgcactcTTATAAGTCACCATTAGCTGCATGCATGATTATATAGTAGTCAATAGTAAGTCCGGTCCTTAGGGGTGTAAATAGCTCCACTGAACTAGGCCTCTCAAATTTTGagactcaaaatattttttttatataaacgcTTTAGTATAAGAGAAATATTACGAGTCAAATTGAAGATAGTTAAAGTCAATGTAGCTGAATTTTTCTCAACTATAAGTGAGACCATTTATGATTTAAAACTCCAACTAAAtaactaattttctttttaaaattattaatttaatttaaaagaaacacCTTAAGCACGACAACTATTTCCTAGGGGCACTACCAAGGTAGTGCTCAATGCTCATAACATGAAAATGCTAGGCAAGCCACAAGCTCACCCACGACCACAATTTTAAACGAGTAAATACAATTAGTCCAATTTTAACTGCCCACGATCCTAAGCATAGCAACATGATTGGTTCCTTTATTTTTCGGAATGAATTCACAATGCTCTCATTCGAGACATATAGCATTGCTCTGAGAATTATTAGCCGAATCATCCATAACATGTTTcatggaatatatatatataattgatgcCATAATGACACGACACATCTCATGGGGACAAACCAAATTCATAGCTTCCACTCTAATATATCATTAATAGCCTAAGttcaaataaaataagtcaTCTCTTCTCTGCATGGTATGAGTATGACAGAACAGAACATATAACATGTAATCATTTATAGTATAGCttcaagtaataaaaaattcccCAATCATTGTATATTGAGTAAAACAACATATCTGACTCTTCGTGTGTGGAGAAGGCAAACAATAATAACGCCAAAACTTAGATAAATACATGAACCTCTCTATGCATCATATATATACTTGTAGAAAAAATTCATCATATACTAGTAGCAAAACTCCTCAAATCCCATGTATTCATTATTCTGAATCCTCTGAATCATGCGTGATATTCCTACTCCACCTATAGACAACCATACAAGTGAAAGCCATGTTGTAAGCAAGTAGATTTCATAGAGAAATATGCATAGTGAAATGAAAGCTTAAAATGTAAAAACTAATTAGCAATCGTCATATTTTTCTCCGCAATGCGATTATTATGACGTTTTTAGAGGTCTCTGCAATCACATTGCAACCACAATTTTAGTCATATCAATAGCATGCATGTGTCTAGAAACAAATTCTATACATGTTTTGGAGGCGTCCGCAACCACATTGCAATTTTTCGCGATGTCAAGAATATTTGACATgcacaatttaaaatatttgaccaTAACATTCTCTTGATATAGTTAAATCAAACATGACAATTTGACTCATTATAACATATATAAGCATTACTTACCTAGTGCAATTGCACTAACAAGAATTGTGAAGGATAAAACAAAGATAATCAAGGAAGCTCTTTGAAAGATATTGACAAGCTTGTCAATGATTTTCTGTCCTATGTATGCTGCAATGGTAGACACTAGGGTGAGGTAGAGAGCTGCAAATCAAGATGAAAGATACGTATTAGTATACATAGTTGAATTTTATGACCAtatgtatatttataaaaatatgtgaaagatgaagtttaattttaattaccATAAGGAACAGGAAAACGTTTCAAGAGGTAATACTGTGCAACAGATATAGATGCTGTGAATGTCATTCCTAATGAGGCTGAGGCACTTGCTAACTGCAAGATTATGAAATATAAGATAACTATATTTTGATCAATTTAGGCGATGATATATAGAATATACTAGTAGTAGGATTGGTCTCGTAAGTATAACTCAAATGCTAAAAGACCGTAGGAATATTTGATACTAAGGCGCGCGAATTCAAACATGCAATTCTCTTGCTTCTCAATCCTTAGTGTGTGTTACACTCTTCTATGAGGATCCTAACTCATAATTATCATTCCAGGAATTATTAACTAAACCTACAACTACCTTataatctatttaaaaaaaaaaaaatgctaacgaGTGTCCTAAAGACACTCTTTAACAACTTTATTAGGCCATTGAATTgcattcaataataattaacagttttttttgggtcaagtagtctgatggctagagctcacataTTTAAACGTGGAGAAgagggtgtccggggttcgaacctcgacccctgcatataatacgCAATGTCgatccctatcaactgagctaagttcacggggaTAATTAACATTGTTTTAGGAATGCCATGCTATGATCATTATTAGGCCAACCCAAAAAAAATGGATGCAAGTGAAAATGCATATTCTACTGGAATTTACCTGTGGAGCAATTCCCAATTCAATAAACAAAGGGCCCATGACAAATCCACTACCTACACCAAGAAGTCCACCTAAAATTCCAGCTAGCAAGGAACAAGAAAGTGATAGAGCTAGAAGATGCAAAGGCCAATGTGTGCCATGATCTTGTTTGGAAATAGTGATCTTCTTCCCTTGATATAGGCCTGTTGCTTGGTATAGAGAAACCCCTACAGTAACTGGTAtctataaaacaaaatttaattactaAATTTGTAAGTAATTGTAAATTTGACACAGTAAAAGAAAGTGTACACAGTTACCTGTAAGAAAGTAAATATCCAGAATGTGATTGAACATCTAGTTGTATAATTCTGTTGAAAAGTGAATCCTTTTGATAATTAGTTCATATAGAAAAAAAGGGAGAGAATACATTAATACTAAaagttctaaaaaaaatatgcgACCACGATCTAAGACGCAATATGATAGTTTTCGATATCTCCGTGACAACAACTGAAATCACATTTGACTATGATTTTCCGTGATATCAAAGTTCGTGAGGCGatcacaatttaaaaccatgactcctataaaaaaatttacgaAAATAGGCTCCTCGTAGTTGGGATAACCTTGCACCTATCCGTTCAGTACATTGATGGCCGTTGGATTCAGATTGAACATTTCATAAAACAtacaaattttgtatttttgttcgTAAAACCAAAGTACTGAGCTAGAATTCTGGATCGTCAATCTCAATCCAACGATCACGGAAGCACCCACTCTGTGATTTTAGAATATTCCCAGGTAGAGAATCTGAATTTGGAATTTACCTTGGCAATCTGTAAGAGAAGGActgaaaaccaaacaaaacaaagaagtCCAAATTCCTTCCAACGAATATTGCTAAGAATGGTCCCCTGGATTACGGTTACCTACATGCATTAAGAAATGCATCTTAGACATAATATTTAAATCATTtatgtccattttttttttttttggtgtactTCCAAATATGATTTAAGCATTAGAAATGATTAATCTATATaaagaaacaacaatattaaaatatggACATACTTGTTTAATTTCCTTTTCAGGCCCATCATCTGGACAACTAGGTAGATACTTGTACTCCACATCTTCACTTGTAGTAGCTGGAAGAAAATGACAATATCataatgattaataattaattgatacATATCTATTGAGTTTGTATCTTGTGACCATGTGGGAGGGAATTGAATGAATTGACTGAAAGCTCAGACACTCTTTGAATTAGGCGTGTCCTGATGTCGGAtacgtgtcgtgtccgacaccaatacatataattacattaaattatatgtttttctcaaattactagTGGTGCcggcgtgtcagtgtctgtGTCATGTCCGATATCTGCGTCTGTGTCCATGCTTTATAGCTGAAAACTAATAATATATACACTCACCATTAGACTCCAAAGACTTCACAGCCTCCTgtgattgaaaaagaaaatattaaaaatgtagttataaattagtttttaacACCGACAGTGTATTAACCCACTTGAATTAGTCGGGTGGTAATGACCTGAACTATTGAAAAATGTAGTATTGATATACCTCTTTTATTATGGTTTCCTTATTCCATGTGTCAAGACCCTTTAAGTAAGCCCTTACTGATGTCACTGCAAGTCTCAATATAAC is from Medicago truncatula cultivar Jemalong A17 chromosome 1, MtrunA17r5.0-ANR, whole genome shotgun sequence and encodes:
- the LOC25482257 gene encoding sulfite exporter TauE/SafE family protein 3, encoding MRNVVLFSFILLFALLIFCANRTIKSEERSWIVNEAQSFYYHVKANEHVWPDIRLGWQIIVGTLIGIFGASFGSVGGVGGGGIFVPMLILIIGFDAKSATAISKCMVTGAAISTVFFNLKLRHPTLDIPMIDYDLVLLNAPVIILGISIGVVLSVVFADWMITVLLIIVFIVTSVRAYLKGLDTWNKETIIKEEAVKSLESNATTSEDVEYKYLPSCPDDGPEKEIKQVTVIQGTILSNIRWKEFGLLCFVWFSVLLLQIAKNYTTRCSITFWIFTFLQIPVTVGVSLYQATGLYQGKKITISKQDHGTHWPLHLLALSLSCSLLAGILGGLLGVGSGFVMGPLFIELGIAPQLASASASLGMTFTASISVAQYYLLKRFPVPYALYLTLVSTIAAYIGQKIIDKLVNIFQRASLIIFVLSFTILVSAIALGGVGISRMIQRIQNNEYMGFEEFCY